TTAATGCTTCAAAAATCATAATTTTAAAAGTTTTGGTAAAAGTATTTAAAAAGACGTAATTTGATCTTTCATTAAGATAAGATTAATACATTTCTTAATCGGAAATTCTGTGACAAAGGAGTCGAAAATATAAAAATTGAAGAAAAATCAGTGTCATCTCTTTTAAAAAAAACAAGGCGGTTATTAGATTTATAATCACCTTTTTAGTGGTATATATTACCTTATCGGTTATTTATAGTTTTTATTTGAAGCTTTCCGATGGCAGCGTTTTTTATCCTGATTATTTAACCCATTTGGTAGGATTACAATGTGTAGAATTATTAGAGTTTTTTGGTTTTTCTAGTGAGGTAGTTAAGCATCCTAATGAGCCCTCTTTAAAACTTATTGTAAATGGGCAGTATTTAGCGCGTATTGTCGAAGGTTGTAATGCCTTTAGTGTTATTATATTATTTGCTTCTTTTATTATAGCATTTTCAACAAGACTAAAACCAACCCTTATTTATGTGCTAACGGGAAGCGTTTTTATTT
This genomic interval from Tamlana carrageenivorans contains the following:
- the xrtF gene encoding exosortase family protein XrtF; this translates as MSFKKNKAVIRFIITFLVVYITLSVIYSFYLKLSDGSVFYPDYLTHLVGLQCVELLEFFGFSSEVVKHPNEPSLKLIVNGQYLARIVEGCNAFSVIILFASFIIAFSTRLKPTLIYVLTGSVFIYIVNLFRITILGIGMFHYPKYEEVLHNIIFPGIIYGMVFLLWVIWVNMFSNLKKSNVAN